Sequence from the Gemmatimonadetes bacterium SCN 70-22 genome:
GTGTTCCCCATCGCCAACGCGGTCTCGGCCGCCTCCTCGGCGACCGGAAGGTCGCTCGTCCCCGCCGTCACGATGAGGATGGTGCCGCTGCCAGCGGGCGGTGGAGCACCCGCGGGGAGGCGGACGGTCCGGGCGAGCGAATTCACGAGGGCCGAGGGGAAATGCTCTACCAGCGCCGAGCACACCGCCTCGCTGGCGCGCGTCACGAGGAAGCCGTCGCCGCGCTCCGCCAGTCGCTCGCAAATGGCCACCACCTGCTCCGCGGTCTTCCCGCTCCCGAATACGACCTCGGGAAAGCCCTGCCGCAGGGCGCGGTGATGGTCGATGGTCGCGAAGCCGAGCGATTCGTACGGCTCCAGCGCCAGGCGTTCGAGCGCGGCCGACGGCGCGATGTCGCCGCTGGCTACCTGCGCCAGGATGTCGAGGATCCGGTGTGCGCTCACGCGTCGGCGGGCTCCAGCACGGCTCCTTCGCCCACTGCAGCGTTCGAAGGCACGCCGGCCTCGTCGCGCCAGCGGAGGTAGTCGGCGAAGATCCCCTCCACCTCCGCGAACGAATTGACGGCGTGGAGGCGCTTGCGCAGGTCGGCTGAGTTGGGAAGCCCCTTCACATACCACCCCAGGTG
This genomic interval carries:
- a CDS encoding 1-(5-phosphoribosyl)-5-amino-4-imidazole-carboxylate carboxylase, producing MSAHRILDILAQVASGDIAPSAALERLALEPYESLGFATIDHHRALRQGFPEVVFGSGKTAEQVVAICERLAERGDGFLVTRASEAVCSALVEHFPSALVNSLARTVRLPAGAPPPAGSGTILIVTAGTSDLPVAEEAAETALAMGNTVTRLTDVGVAGIHRLLARGEELRQASVIIVVAGMDGALPSVVGGLVKCPVIAVPTSIGYGAALGGVAPLLTALNSCAAGVTVVNIDNGFGAAVAASRITHAWGRGGGDGT